CGGAAATTCACCTCAATGAGACGGTGGCTCGCTGGGAAACGAATGAAAGTTTGGCGCGGGTTGTCACGTCTCAAGGGATCTACCAGGCTTCCCGCCTTCTTCTGGCCAGCGGGAGTTGGATCACGACGCTGCTGCCGGAGTTGAAACTGCCGTTCACGGTCGAGCGGCAGGTGCTCTATTGGTTTGAAGCGAAGAGAGCGCCGGAAAATTTTCGTCCGGAGCGCTGTCCCATCTATCTGTGGGAGCATGAACCGGAGCGCTTCTTCTACGGTTTTCCGGATCTGGGCGAAGGCGTCAAGGTCGCAGGCCATCACGAAGGACGGATCGTTTCACCGGATGCGATTGACCGCGCGGTCCACGCCGACGAGCCAGAAGCCATGCGCGCGGTACTGCGTAAATTCATGCCGGATGCGGATGGCGCATTGCGGTCCGCAGTCGTGTGCATGTACACGAACACGCCGGATCATCACTTCTTCATCGATGCGCACCCGCGCTGCCCGCAAGTTCTCGTGGCCAGTCCGTGCTCGGGACATGGTTTCAAATTCTCCAGCGCCCTGGGCAGCGTGCTCGCGGATTTGCTCACGGAAGGCAAGACGCAATTCGATCTGAGTCTGTTCCGCTACCGCTGGCCGGTTTAGGTTTTGGAGGGCAGGGCGAGTCCGTCCCGGCGAGCCGCTCCA
This genomic stretch from Verrucomicrobiota bacterium harbors:
- the solA gene encoding N-methyl-L-tryptophan oxidase, yielding MQSSAGTNRISWPPNFRLNALRSTDLTFQPFNPLRYLRFVPEQYDVIVVGLGAMGSAACYHLARRGREVLGIDRFAPPHTMGSSHGQTRIIREAYFEHPIYVPLVQHAYELWAELERESGRRLFVQTGGLMIGPPDGIVVGGAKKSAEEHGLPHDTLSAAEVRRRFPALQPTDDMVAVWEPRAGILFPETCVETHLTLARRHGAEIHLNETVARWETNESLARVVTSQGIYQASRLLLASGSWITTLLPELKLPFTVERQVLYWFEAKRAPENFRPERCPIYLWEHEPERFFYGFPDLGEGVKVAGHHEGRIVSPDAIDRAVHADEPEAMRAVLRKFMPDADGALRSAVVCMYTNTPDHHFFIDAHPRCPQVLVASPCSGHGFKFSSALGSVLADLLTEGKTQFDLSLFRYRWPV